The following coding sequences are from one Triticum aestivum cultivar Chinese Spring chromosome 5A, IWGSC CS RefSeq v2.1, whole genome shotgun sequence window:
- the LOC123106980 gene encoding uncharacterized protein has translation MPAMMAQPMVEGRKAVKFAEPIVQATPEEISPSLDEVYRMIEETALQRSSSRGQGQSSSNVPADTVSEDTIRSVTPGPVRQQRVVHPPPAEDYEPEFRATKEQTQLYDIVKRFGNARTNSKHMKELKATKVIQCGATYVDLGDLAESVRPNGKMSTNVVACGIDYINNHTDVCADKIIMHYSVTCKIWDGDFHHKILRNNFAQHGDFKLTLKKYVSTPFLSAPFFHMAWFFARTCTCVCVAEVFMWQQLPCTLTS, from the exons atgcccgcaatgatggcgcagccaatggtcgagggcaggaaggctgtcaagttcgcagagCCAATTGTGCAAG ccacccctgaggagatttcaccgTCACTTGATGAAGTTTACCGCATGATCGAGGAGACAGCATTGCAGAGGAGTTCCTCACGAGGgcaagggcaatcaagttccaatgtgcctgcagatacggtatctgaggataccattaggagtgTCACCCCTGGTCctgtgaggcagcagagggtagttcacccaccccccgcggaagactacgagcccgaattCAGGGCCACTAAGGAACAGACCCAGCTGTACGATATCGTCAAGCGTTTTGGAAATGCGAGGACcaacagcaagcacatgaaggagctgaaagc aacgaAAGTCATTCAGTGCGgagcgacgtacgtcgacctgggtgatcttgccgagtccgtgaggccaaacggaaaaatgtcgacgaatgtagttgcatgcgggatcgactacatcaacaatcaCACCGATGTATGCGCCGACAAGAtaatcatgcattacagtgtgacctgcaaaatatgggatggtgacttccaccacaaaatcctgaggaacAATTTTGCACAACACGGTGACttcaagctcacactgaagaaatatgtgagtactcctTTCCTGTCTGCACCGTTTTTTCACATGGCGTGGTTTTTTGCCAGAACCTGTACTTGTGTTTGTGTGGCAGAAGTTTTCATGTGGCAACAGTTGCCGTGCACACTGACTTCTTGA
- the LOC123103553 gene encoding protein FAR1-RELATED SEQUENCE 5-like, which yields MSEKNRDAERMNREGGADAWGSQRPETPPWDAAEYSQLISAGPLLPLLEQYAGVGSYDQNTLRGAPWQVQSQGANTDIFTGNQPQLASMANQGPSCSTWHQPAPMYLPSTSYTAYYAGGDTANVPWQASQIAGGARHFGVTDHTRWPNAAQQEPTTTVNSGAGTSTAGSSERTEDAFHQPADCHAANNFESESGMAIIPAMPTSTPLNTSTSNTRVDGTAADTEANDETDDDAQEDEDGGQSEIVVPQPPYIGQRFGSFAEAKEYYQAYAKFHGFAVNTEYHRKIKKTNEYSRGEMRCHKARRNKKGKGVAPVVPERKRGIILKTGCPVRCKLNVDGATWVVNEYFDEHNHKLIKKFDLVKFLTAHRGFTPVERKFVKLLHDCNVGPSRMVQILSLIHSKKGTLSSMPYIPADVTNLQAKYRRESKLADIEATIAYFDAKAKEDPDFFYRIRLDDEDRVRNMYWVDGAARRAYKHFRDCISFDATYLTNMYKMPCAPFIGINNHNQSLQFGCGLVRNEDTDGYVWLFKTFLECMDGLAPMNIITDQDFSMRAGIEEVFPLAVHRHCRWHIIKKAEETLGPFFADRPELHKAFELCVDHSLTVEEFERSWMAMTETHQTTQRSEGFNAVLKRYVSPGNSLLQFAKQYTALQQKILGSELQQEATTALKQPKLLTYLPMERQMSKIYTNKIFNKFQEEIKRASMFTAFRVDEHTFKVCSILGMSDSEPEDADKGRNYFVRASIGEGEYYCQCCKFERDGIVCCHILKVMDMNAVTRMPRHFIRRRWTWDADDALAPQTTHAVLAVHDERPESTMEAVRHVVLTKNYAELIDEACKSDDTARVAEKHRKALKRELDEIKKRKAEEALHRFPRTSSVPSSTGPSSENSEIGSGTASTQTQVRNPPRSITKGRPREIRYKSGLEIQAKHKKTKKGAGNP from the exons ATGTCGGAAAAGAATCGAGACGCGGAAAGGATGAATCGCGAAGGTGGCGCTGATGCTTggggttctcaaaggccagaaacaccgccttgggatgcagcagagtatagtcaactcatctctgcagggccgttgctgccactactagaacagtatGCAGGCGTAG gttcttatgaccaaaacactctCAGGGGGGCCCCATGGCAAGTTCAGTCACAAGGCGCTAACACTGACATATTTACGGGCAACCAACCTCAACTAGCTAGTATGGCTAATCAAG ggccttcatgcagcacgtggcatcagccagcacccatgtacctgccatcgacgtcatacacag CGTATTACGCTGGTGGTGACACGGCAAACGTCCCGTGGCAAGCTTCACAAATTGCAGGTGGAGCACGACATTTTGGTGtcacagaccacacaagatggCCAAATGCAGCACAACAAG AACCTACAACTACAGTGAACAGCGGtgcggggacatctactgcggggagctctgagcgcacggaagacgcgttccaccagccagcagactgtcatgccgcaaacaatttcgagtcagagtcgggaatggcaatcattccagcaatgccgacgagcacccctttgaacacaagcactaGCAACACTCGAGTAGATGGAACTGCCGCCGATACTGAAGCGAATGATGAAACTGACGACGACGCACAAgaggatgaagatggtgggcaatccGAGATCGTGGTACCTCAGCCACCATACATTGGGCAGAGATTTGGATCGTTCGCAGAAGCAAAGGAATACTACCAGGCATACGCAAAGTTCCATggatttgcggtcaacaccgagtaccataggaaaattaagaaaactaatgagtacagcagaggtgagatgaggtgccacaaggcacggaggaacaagaaggggaaaggtgttgcgcctgtcgttccggaacgaaagagaggcatcattctcaagacggggtgccctgtccggtgtaagctaaacgtagatggagcaACATGGGTGGTCAATGagtattttgacgagcacaaccacaaactcataaagaagttcgacctggtgaaatttctgaccgcccacagagggttcacccccgtcgaaaggaaattcgtaaagctgctacatgattgtaacgtcggtccatcaagaatggtacagatactatctctcatccacagcaaaaaggggactctgagtagcatgccgtacataccagctgacgtcacaaacctacaggccaagtaccgtagagagagcaagttggcagACATAGAGGCCACAATAGCCTACTTCGATGCGAAAGcaaaggaagatccagatttcttctacaggataaggttggacgatgaggaccgtgtcaggaacatgtattgggtggatggtgctgcaaggagagcctacaaacatttccgagattgcatttcattcgacgcgacgtacctcaccaatatgtacaagatgccatgcgctccgttcataggaataaataaccacaatcagtcgttgcagttcggATGCGGCCTCGTCCGGAACGAAGACACAgatgggtacgtttggctgttcaagaccttcttggagtgcatggatggacttgctccgatgaacataataacggaccaagatttcagcatgcgtgcaggcatagaggaggtctttccgttggcagtgcacaggcactgcaggtggcacattataaagaaggctgaggagacgctaggaccgttctttgccgaccgtccagagctgcacaaggcattcgagctgtgcgtggaccacagcttgacggtggaggagtttgaaaggagctggatggccatgactGAAACACATCAA actacgcagcgcagcgaggggttcaatgctgttttaaAGCGGTACgtcagccctggcaactcattgctacagtttgccaagcagtacacagctttgcaacaaaaaattctgggatctgagctacagcaagaagcgacCACAGCCctaaagcagccaaaattgctaacgtatttaccgatggagaggcaaatgagcaagatatacaccaacaagatctttaacaa attccaggaagaaataaagcgtgccagcatgttcacggctttccgggtggacgaacatacgttcaaggtgtgttctattttgggcatgtcagattcagaacctgaagacgcggacaaaggaaggaactacttcgtcagagcctcgataggcgaaggcgagtactactgccaatgctgcaaattcgaacgggacggcattgtgtgctgtcacatactaaaagtcatggacatgaacgctgtgacacgcatgccccgccatttcataaggaggcgatggacttgggacgctgacgacgcgttggcgccgcagacaacacacgcagttctggctgtgcatgacgagagacctgagtcaaccatggaagccgtgaggcacgttgtgctgacaaagaactatgctgagctaattgatgaagcgtgcaagagtgatgacacagcgagagtcgcagaaaaacacaggaaggcactgaaaagagagcttgatgagatcaaaaaAAGGAAAGCCgaggaagccttacaccggttcccccgcacatcaagtgtgccttcatccacggggccatcgtctgaaaactcggagataggatctggaacagcaagcacacaaacccaggtcaggaacccaccccgttccatcacaaagggtcgtccgagagagataaggtacaagtcgggactggagattcaagcaaaacacaagaaaacgaagaaagggGCGGGCAATCCATGA